A genomic region of Streptosporangium lutulentum contains the following coding sequences:
- a CDS encoding alpha/beta fold hydrolase, producing the protein MDYEIFDLGDVRLRHGATLRDAKLAYKTYGELNAARSNAIVYPTWYSGQHHDNEWLIGEGMALDPSRYFIIIPNMLGNGLSSSPSNTPPPQDRARFPRVTMYDNVELQHRLVTERFGIERLELVTGWSMGAGQTYQWAVSHPEAVRRILPFCGAAKTSLHNIVFLEGVKAAITADAGWNNGWYDEQPWIGLRAMSRVYAGWGFSQQFYREKIYEDEPLGYGSLDDFLVGFWEGLFIKRDANNLLAMLWTWQNADLGATPGFGGVEEALASISAPAIVMPARQDLYFPPEDNEWEVAHLPGAELRVIPGAWGHFAGGGLNPVDTKFIDDSLKELLAREA; encoded by the coding sequence ATGGATTACGAGATCTTCGACCTGGGCGATGTCCGGCTGCGACACGGCGCCACGTTGCGCGACGCCAAGCTGGCGTACAAGACCTACGGTGAACTCAACGCCGCCAGGAGCAACGCGATCGTCTATCCGACGTGGTACTCGGGTCAGCACCACGACAACGAATGGCTCATCGGGGAGGGCATGGCGCTCGACCCGTCGCGATACTTCATCATCATCCCGAACATGCTCGGCAACGGGCTCTCCTCGTCCCCGAGCAACACCCCTCCGCCCCAAGACCGGGCCCGGTTCCCGCGGGTGACGATGTACGACAACGTCGAGCTGCAGCACCGCCTGGTCACCGAACGGTTCGGCATCGAGCGCCTGGAGCTCGTCACGGGCTGGTCGATGGGGGCCGGGCAGACCTACCAGTGGGCGGTCAGCCACCCGGAGGCGGTCCGGCGGATCCTTCCCTTCTGCGGCGCGGCGAAGACCAGCCTTCACAACATCGTCTTCCTCGAAGGCGTCAAGGCCGCGATCACCGCCGACGCGGGGTGGAACAACGGCTGGTACGACGAGCAGCCGTGGATCGGGCTTCGGGCGATGTCCCGCGTCTACGCGGGCTGGGGCTTCTCCCAGCAGTTCTACCGGGAGAAGATCTACGAAGACGAGCCGCTCGGCTACGGCTCCCTCGACGACTTCCTCGTCGGCTTCTGGGAGGGATTGTTCATCAAGCGCGACGCGAACAACCTGCTCGCCATGCTGTGGACCTGGCAGAACGCCGACCTGGGCGCGACTCCGGGTTTCGGCGGCGTCGAGGAGGCCCTCGCCTCGATCAGCGCGCCGGCGATCGTCATGCCGGCGCGCCAGGACCTCTACTTCCCACCCGAGGACAACGAGTGGGAGGTCGCCCACCTGCCCGGGGCCGAGCTGAGGGTCATCCCCGGCGCGTGGGGTCACTTCGCCGGGGGCGGCCTCAATCCGGTGGACACGAAATTCATCGACGACTCGCTCAAGGAGCTTCTCGCGAGAGAAGCCTAG